One window of Campylobacter sp. RM12651 genomic DNA carries:
- the dapB gene encoding 4-hydroxy-tetrahydrodipicolinate reductase — protein MINLAVFGANGRMGKELVKLALADENIDLVYSFTKENNDYNELFKANVIIDFSTPAASVELLEKASLLDNPPALVVGTTGLKDEYFKKAKTYKGKFFWASNTSLGVAILNELTKIAALALKEFDIEIYEKHHKHKVDAPSGTALTLAKNALEARNKALNKEHKICFNREGKREDNEIGLVSLRGGSVAGYHSVGFYGDDESIELIHNANSRVIFAKGAINVAKWLITKENKNYSMSDFVGELLNK, from the coding sequence ATGATAAATCTAGCAGTATTTGGGGCAAATGGTAGAATGGGTAAGGAGCTAGTAAAACTAGCTTTGGCTGATGAGAATATTGATTTAGTATATTCTTTTACTAAGGAAAATAATGATTATAATGAGCTTTTTAAAGCTAATGTTATAATAGATTTTTCTACTCCTGCTGCTAGTGTTGAGTTACTTGAAAAAGCTAGCTTATTAGATAATCCACCAGCTTTAGTTGTTGGAACTACTGGGCTTAAAGATGAATATTTTAAAAAAGCTAAAACTTATAAAGGTAAGTTTTTTTGGGCTTCTAATACTTCATTGGGTGTTGCAATATTAAATGAACTTACGAAAATTGCTGCACTTGCTTTAAAAGAATTTGATATAGAAATTTATGAAAAACATCATAAGCATAAAGTTGATGCTCCTAGTGGAACAGCTCTAACATTAGCAAAAAATGCACTTGAAGCTAGAAATAAAGCTTTAAATAAAGAGCATAAGATTTGCTTTAACAGAGAAGGCAAAAGAGAAGATAACGAAATAGGTTTAGTAAGCCTTAGAGGTGGAAGCGTTGCAGGGTATCATAGTGTTGGATTTTATGGAGATGATGAAAGTATAGAATTAATTCATAATGCAAATTCTAGAGTAATATTTGCTAAAGGTGCTATTAATGTAGCAAAATGGCTTATTACTAAAGAGAATAAAAATTATTCTATGAGTGATTTTGTAGGTGAATTATTAAATAAGTAA
- a CDS encoding NifU family protein, translating to MMIFSDEELIEPCLNVLKSKLHILHNDGGDLEFLGVKNGVVYIKLLGACHGCAAANTTLKLGLERALKEQIDSNISLINLEGGKEAFEKL from the coding sequence ATTATGATATTTAGTGATGAAGAATTAATTGAACCTTGTTTAAATGTCCTAAAATCAAAGCTTCACATACTTCATAATGATGGTGGTGATTTGGAGTTTTTGGGTGTTAAAAACGGGGTTGTTTATATAAAATTACTTGGTGCTTGTCATGGTTGTGCTGCTGCAAATACCACTTTAAAATTAGGGCTTGAAAGGGCTTTAAAAGAACAAATTGATAGCAATATTTCGTTAATAAATCTTGAAGGTGGAAAGGAAGCTTTTGAAAAACTATGA
- a CDS encoding response regulator, whose protein sequence is MRILIVENEIYLAQSMALKLNDAGYICEVANDFKDIKNKYYDVILLSTNIDNFLKVIQNHKNSVILLLVSYVSSDTVSMPIEAGAYDYIQKPFMIEELIRKINYFYGYNKLKAQNTALSSYIKSVIDSKFHTAKRLVFPTLIKTNKQILADSYVFNYVFSHNVNIHFTDLSSSFNLNNLLVGDRDIRYFTNFQVLKGSKLEQIIKLSKGQNFIFHTNGNADIEGFNIIELEDNSNTLALGEILTIDDYIKNMIINWQKSYSDTELSKKLGLSRKSLWEKRRKYGINKK, encoded by the coding sequence ATGAGAATATTAATAGTTGAAAATGAGATTTACTTAGCTCAAAGTATGGCTTTAAAGCTAAATGATGCTGGATATATTTGTGAAGTTGCAAATGATTTTAAAGATATAAAAAACAAATATTATGATGTTATTTTGCTATCTACTAATATAGATAATTTTTTAAAAGTTATTCAAAATCATAAAAATAGCGTTATATTATTGTTAGTTTCTTATGTGAGTAGTGATACAGTTAGTATGCCTATTGAAGCTGGAGCGTATGATTACATACAAAAACCTTTTATGATAGAAGAACTTATTAGAAAAATAAACTATTTTTATGGCTACAACAAGCTAAAAGCTCAAAATACCGCATTAAGTAGCTATATAAAATCAGTTATTGATTCAAAATTTCATACAGCAAAAAGATTAGTATTTCCAACACTAATAAAAACAAATAAGCAAATCTTAGCAGATAGCTATGTTTTTAATTATGTATTTTCTCATAATGTAAATATTCATTTTACTGATTTAAGTAGCTCATTTAATCTAAATAATTTATTAGTAGGAGATAGAGATATTAGATATTTTACAAATTTTCAAGTTTTAAAAGGCTCTAAATTAGAGCAAATTATCAAGCTTAGTAAAGGGCAAAATTTTATATTTCACACTAATGGAAATGCCGATATTGAAGGCTTTAACATAATTGAGCTAGAAGACAATTCAAATACACTAGCATTAGGAGAAATTCTAACAATTGATGATTACATAAAAAATATGATAATTAATTGGCAAAAAAGCTATTCTGATACAGAACTTAGTAAAAAATTAGGATTAAGCAGAAAATCACTTTGGGAAAAAAGGAGAAAATATGGAATCAATAAAAAATAA
- a CDS encoding VacJ family lipoprotein translates to MITLVVANEIDDFEAEFNQVERVDKFYNYNKAVTSFNYAVYNMSLRPLSNIYNTITPPIVKKGVNNFFHNLGSPLRFITLYLSGEFKSGTAELGAFLGNTTLGLGGILRPFKYEKESDFGLMLARWGVPPGEHIVLPFLGPSNVRDALALPFDYALKPNFYLTNNASISVSTFGLIDKTSSNSVLINEAYKSINPYVTIRDFYEKNRKELE, encoded by the coding sequence TTGATTACGCTAGTAGTTGCGAACGAAATTGATGATTTTGAAGCAGAATTTAATCAAGTAGAAAGAGTAGATAAATTTTATAATTACAATAAAGCTGTTACTAGTTTTAATTATGCAGTTTATAATATGAGTTTAAGACCGCTTAGCAATATTTACAATACTATCACTCCTCCAATAGTTAAAAAAGGTGTTAATAATTTTTTCCATAATTTAGGGTCTCCGCTTAGATTTATTACTTTATACTTGAGTGGAGAATTTAAATCAGGAACTGCTGAATTAGGAGCATTTTTAGGTAATACCACATTGGGTTTAGGTGGTATTTTAAGACCTTTTAAATATGAAAAAGAAAGTGATTTTGGCTTGATGCTTGCTAGATGGGGTGTTCCACCAGGAGAGCATATTGTTTTACCATTTTTAGGACCTTCAAATGTAAGAGATGCTTTGGCATTGCCGTTTGATTATGCTTTAAAGCCTAATTTTTATTTAACTAATAATGCTAGTATTAGCGTTTCTACTTTTGGGCTGATTGATAAAACAAGTAGTAATTCTGTTTTAATTAATGAAGCTTATAAAAGTATAAATCCTTATGTAACAATAAGGGATTTTTATGAAAAAAACCGAAAGGAATTAGAATGA
- a CDS encoding LysR family transcriptional regulator encodes MKINLEIEFILNDNVKITKKHILLLQQIKTDKSISKAAKNLNISYKNAWDSLDEISKASEYNLFSNTSRKEGSKLSAFSEDILKKYEEFCKFKAKLNDDFTYKLSAQNKIKAKIVEIKNEKNYINLTCKCGDDLIKANISVAALTELNLKLFDEVILITKINFIELENNKENSFNAIIQNIDIKDELIYFTLNFNNQIIKAIGKKNKLCKNYSINDVIQFQIPAKKIIVSL; translated from the coding sequence ATGAAAATTAATCTAGAAATTGAATTTATTTTAAATGATAATGTAAAAATTACAAAAAAACATATATTGCTTTTACAACAAATCAAAACAGACAAAAGCATTAGCAAAGCTGCTAAGAATTTGAATATTTCTTATAAAAATGCTTGGGATAGTCTTGATGAAATAAGCAAAGCTAGTGAGTATAATCTATTTTCAAATACTTCAAGAAAAGAAGGAAGTAAATTAAGTGCTTTTAGTGAAGATATATTAAAAAAATACGAAGAGTTTTGCAAATTTAAAGCCAAACTCAATGATGATTTTACCTATAAACTATCAGCTCAAAATAAAATTAAGGCTAAAATAGTTGAGATTAAAAATGAGAAAAATTATATAAATCTAACTTGCAAATGCGGTGATGACTTAATAAAAGCAAATATTTCAGTAGCTGCTCTTACTGAATTAAATCTAAAATTATTTGATGAAGTTATATTAATAACAAAAATTAATTTTATAGAATTAGAAAATAATAAAGAAAATAGCTTTAATGCAATTATTCAAAATATAGATATTAAAGATGAGTTAATTTATTTTACATTAAATTTCAATAATCAAATCATCAAAGCAATTGGTAAAAAAAATAAATTATGTAAAAATTACTCAATAAATGATGTAATTCAATTTCAAATTCCCGCTAAAAAAATCATAGTATCTTTATAA
- a CDS encoding tetrahydrodipicolinate N-succinyltransferase N-terminal domain-containing protein: MNNFNEFCEKVQSEKDFFKPLAFALGVGYFGQKSKELIYIDFANVNYMQNFGTFAVYFKELALNNYKNESEFCIELKEEQIKNILKHFECFENDGKRHENIISLKAALKNIKNERFFLVALNSDEAPKSIASVYLKLHLLSRQFVKPREINLNGAFGLLKNLAWSNSKPYELEYLREFEAELKFSKTYPEIDFVDKFPRYLQTIIPADNTRILDTSKVRLGAHLANGTTIMPGASYVNFNAGTLGSVMCEGRISSSAIVGEGSDVGGGASILGVLSGTDGTPISVGKRCLLGANSVTGIVLGDDCVIDAGIAILGGSKVELLLCDGLKNANPNFNFDKNVYKAKELSGLNALHFRLNSTNGKLQVGFNKKAIKLNKDLH; encoded by the coding sequence ATGAATAATTTTAATGAATTTTGTGAAAAAGTTCAAAGCGAAAAAGACTTTTTTAAACCACTTGCTTTTGCTTTAGGAGTTGGGTATTTCGGACAAAAAAGCAAAGAATTAATTTATATTGATTTTGCAAATGTAAATTATATGCAAAATTTCGGCACTTTTGCTGTGTATTTTAAAGAATTAGCGCTAAATAATTACAAAAATGAAAGTGAGTTTTGTATCGAGCTTAAAGAAGAGCAAATCAAGAATATCTTAAAACATTTTGAATGCTTTGAAAACGATGGTAAAAGACACGAAAATATAATAAGTCTAAAAGCAGCTTTAAAAAATATAAAAAATGAAAGATTTTTCCTAGTTGCACTAAATAGCGATGAAGCACCTAAAAGCATTGCTAGTGTTTATTTAAAACTACATTTATTATCAAGACAATTCGTAAAACCAAGAGAGATTAATCTAAATGGAGCTTTTGGACTATTAAAAAATCTTGCTTGGAGCAATTCAAAACCTTATGAATTAGAATATTTAAGAGAATTTGAAGCTGAATTAAAATTTAGCAAAACTTATCCTGAAATTGATTTTGTAGATAAATTCCCAAGATATTTACAAACAATAATCCCAGCTGATAATACAAGGATTTTAGATACTTCTAAGGTTAGATTAGGAGCACATTTAGCTAATGGAACAACGATTATGCCAGGTGCAAGTTATGTGAATTTTAACGCAGGAACTCTAGGTTCAGTAATGTGCGAAGGTAGAATTTCAAGCTCTGCAATAGTAGGCGAAGGTAGTGATGTTGGCGGTGGTGCAAGTATTTTAGGAGTATTAAGTGGGACTGATGGCACACCAATTAGTGTTGGTAAAAGATGTTTATTAGGAGCAAATAGTGTTACAGGAATAGTTTTAGGAGATGATTGTGTAATTGATGCAGGTATTGCAATTTTAGGTGGAAGCAAGGTTGAATTGTTATTATGTGATGGACTTAAGAATGCAAATCCTAATTTTAATTTTGATAAAAATGTTTATAAAGCTAAAGAATTATCAGGATTAAATGCCCTACACTTTAGACTAAACTCAACTAATGGAAAACTTCAAGTAGGCTTTAATAAAAAAGCAATTAAACTAAATAAAGATTTACATTAA
- a CDS encoding sulfate adenylyltransferase — MESIKNKIKEIKITEKELSILSLIEINSFNTNGYLPNKEEVFKEFNSATIDKNISACTLAFSPNYELNDNIKNYQFNNEITLILNDKKVGKITQATTFDNDKAYTNIFSANTCKLDKELNPCIAGKVEIFNNEFKKVKTALNNKIKKNNAKKITALILNADPITRAHERMLRWTIDKADLVIIFVVEGYDTNSLNFQAKKECFEYYAKNFLPLERIFPVYLKNIDLFSPYLDPNYECLLASSFGANKLVIGQNHQGLGLFYDNNLAHTAIDELSKKTGLELIVLPEFVFCNKCNVMVSTKSCPHGAHHHIKYRSSMIREMLHSGLIPPTVLVRKEISAKLLAHLHPNRFKNVQMIYDGLFPSNGIIEKRSDEDLYKELITLYQTSYMI; from the coding sequence ATGGAATCAATAAAAAATAAAATAAAAGAAATAAAAATTACTGAAAAAGAATTAAGTATATTAAGTTTAATTGAAATTAATTCTTTTAATACCAATGGATATTTACCAAATAAAGAAGAAGTTTTTAAAGAATTTAATTCCGCCACAATTGATAAAAATATATCAGCCTGTACTTTAGCTTTTTCTCCTAATTATGAATTAAATGATAATATTAAAAACTATCAATTTAACAATGAAATTACATTAATATTAAATGATAAAAAAGTAGGAAAAATCACTCAAGCAACTACTTTTGATAATGATAAAGCATATACAAATATATTTAGTGCAAATACTTGCAAATTAGATAAAGAATTAAATCCTTGCATAGCAGGAAAGGTTGAGATTTTTAATAATGAATTTAAAAAAGTAAAAACTGCTCTAAATAATAAAATCAAAAAAAATAATGCCAAGAAAATAACAGCCCTAATCCTAAATGCCGACCCAATCACAAGAGCACACGAAAGAATGCTAAGATGGACTATTGATAAGGCTGATTTAGTGATAATTTTCGTAGTTGAAGGATATGATACAAATTCTTTAAATTTTCAAGCAAAAAAAGAATGCTTTGAATACTATGCGAAAAACTTTTTACCACTTGAGAGAATTTTCCCTGTGTATTTAAAAAACATAGATTTATTTAGTCCTTACCTTGACCCAAATTACGAATGTTTATTGGCAAGTTCATTTGGTGCAAATAAGCTAGTAATAGGACAAAATCATCAAGGTTTAGGATTGTTTTATGATAATAATTTAGCTCATACAGCCATAGATGAATTATCTAAAAAAACAGGCTTAGAGCTAATAGTTTTACCTGAATTTGTATTTTGTAATAAATGCAATGTAATGGTAAGCACAAAATCATGCCCACACGGAGCTCATCATCACATAAAATATCGTTCATCAATGATTAGAGAAATGCTTCATTCAGGGCTAATCCCGCCAACCGTTTTAGTAAGAAAAGAAATATCAGCAAAGCTATTAGCACACTTACACCCTAATAGATTTAAAAATGTTCAAATGATTTATGATGGATTATTTCCAAGTAATGGTATTATAGAAAAACGAAGTGATGAAGACCTTTATAAAGAGCTAATTACTTTATATCAAACAAGTTATATGATTTAA
- the trxA gene encoding thioredoxin: MAKELTSENINLAKKGVALVDFWAPWCGPCRMLAPAIEELANEFEGKALVAKVNIDDCEELAAEFGIRSVPTMLFFKNGEIVDTVIGAQAKQALADKLNSLL, encoded by the coding sequence ATGGCAAAAGAATTAACAAGTGAAAATATTAATTTAGCTAAAAAAGGCGTTGCTTTAGTAGATTTTTGGGCACCATGGTGTGGACCTTGCAGAATGCTTGCACCTGCTATTGAAGAATTAGCAAATGAATTTGAAGGTAAAGCATTAGTGGCTAAGGTTAATATTGATGATTGTGAAGAATTAGCTGCTGAGTTTGGAATTCGTTCAGTTCCTACTATGTTATTTTTCAAAAATGGCGAAATAGTTGATACAGTAATTGGTGCTCAAGCAAAACAAGCTTTAGCTGATAAATTAAACTCACTATTATAA
- the ispF gene encoding 2-C-methyl-D-erythritol 2,4-cyclodiphosphate synthase, which produces MLDITLILLAAGNSTRFNLPCKKQNLYINKSPLWLYLAKEFEKLYKFSKIIIVCDEPCFYEVKEPNYIYVKGGKERFESIENALEKVNSQYVLITDVARAFINPNVLNELILNAKNYDCVFPAIKIVDTIYNEEKQCYLNRNELRLVQTPQLSKSSALKSANLKNFTDESSAILANNGTIKAINGDELSFKITTKNDLQKLKLLNLAKPSKDIFVGYGYDVHEFCHSNVGHKLDEDNKNEELILAGVRLGKEYALKAHSDGDVLAHAFTDALFGACGLGDIGAAFSPDDDNYHNANSMQLLKLAYDKCKSYGYELINADITICAEKPKLLKYKQEMLKNLITTLKTSNINIKATTTEKLGFVGRCEGISVSVVVNMKLFDWSEYENINS; this is translated from the coding sequence ATGTTGGATATAACGCTTATTTTATTAGCTGCAGGTAATTCTACTAGGTTTAATTTACCTTGTAAAAAGCAAAATTTATATATAAACAAATCCCCATTATGGCTATATTTAGCAAAAGAATTTGAGAAATTATATAAGTTTTCAAAAATAATAATTGTTTGTGATGAGCCTTGTTTTTATGAAGTTAAAGAGCCAAATTATATTTATGTTAAAGGCGGTAAAGAAAGATTTGAAAGTATTGAAAATGCTTTAGAAAAAGTAAATTCTCAATATGTTTTAATTACTGATGTAGCAAGAGCTTTTATCAATCCTAATGTATTAAACGAACTTATATTAAATGCTAAAAATTATGATTGTGTTTTTCCAGCTATTAAAATTGTTGATACAATTTATAATGAAGAAAAACAATGCTATTTAAATAGAAATGAACTAAGATTAGTTCAAACCCCACAACTTAGCAAAAGCTCTGCTTTAAAATCTGCGAATTTAAAAAATTTTACAGATGAAAGCTCGGCAATATTAGCAAATAACGGAACAATAAAAGCTATAAATGGAGATGAATTAAGCTTTAAAATAACTACAAAAAATGACTTGCAAAAATTAAAATTACTCAATCTAGCAAAGCCAAGTAAAGATATTTTTGTTGGATATGGATACGATGTGCATGAGTTTTGCCACTCTAATGTAGGGCATAAATTAGATGAAGATAATAAAAATGAAGAATTAATCTTAGCAGGTGTAAGACTAGGAAAAGAATATGCTCTAAAAGCACACTCTGATGGAGATGTATTAGCTCACGCATTTACTGATGCTTTATTTGGAGCTTGTGGCTTAGGAGATATTGGGGCTGCTTTTAGCCCTGATGATGATAATTATCATAACGCAAATTCTATGCAACTATTAAAACTTGCTTATGATAAATGCAAATCTTATGGATACGAGCTAATTAATGCTGATATTACAATATGTGCTGAAAAACCAAAACTCTTAAAATATAAACAAGAAATGCTAAAAAATTTAATCACTACCCTAAAAACAAGCAATATTAATATAAAAGCTACTACAACAGAAAAACTAGGTTTTGTTGGGCGATGCGAAGGTATAAGCGTAAGCGTAGTTGTTAATATGAAATTATTTGATTGGAGCGAGTATGAGAATATTAATAGTTGA